One genomic window of Quercus robur chromosome 6, dhQueRobu3.1, whole genome shotgun sequence includes the following:
- the LOC126733292 gene encoding uncharacterized protein LOC126733292: protein MDFDAYDYLEKTVVEEKEDRDSKKSKSKSKESSERSYRKREVDQEEPALPDGDERRSKRSRATADEENGSDKKEKDRDRDRDRDRDRERERSGHREKDRHHRDSDREKDRERERSSREKEKDKDKDKERDKEREKERRERDKEKERERERKERDHRKEKEEKERSRRSRSRSERDRDRDRERERERDLEIRDTRRFKDKKEVVEPEADPERDQRTVFAYQMPLKANERDVYEFFSKAGKVRDVRLIMDRNSRRSKGVGYIEFYDAMSVPMAIALSGNLLLGQPVMVKPSEAEKNLVQSTASTGGSSGLAGPYGAVDRKLYVGNLHFNMTESQLRAIFEPFGPVELVQLPLDLETGHCKGFGFVQFAKLEDAKAAQSLNGKVEIAGRTIKVSSVTEHVGTQDTGAKSADFDDDDGGGLSLNAQSRALLMQKLDRSGIATSIAESLGAPVVNGPAPNAQAMGLPINGQAAVSVPALPAQALFTPAAEPVGTPSECLLLKNMFDPATETDPDFDMDIKDDVEEECSKYGRVKHIYVDRNSAGCVYLRFETVEGAMGAQRAMHMRWFACRSISALYMQPHVYEAKFNVGA, encoded by the exons ATGGATTTCGACGCTTACGACTACTTGGAGAAGACGGTGGTGGAGGAGAAAGAGGACCGAGACTCCAAGAAGAGCAAGAGTAAGAGCAAGGAGAGCAGTGAGAGGAGTTACAGGAAGAGAGAGGTTGATCAGGAGGAACCTGCTCTACCTGACGGAGATGAACGCCGGAGTAAGCGCTCCAGAGCTACCGCCGATGAAGAGAATGGAAgcgataagaaagaaaaagatcgTGACCGAGAccgagacagagacagagatcGAGAACGAGAACGGTCTGGTCATCGCGAGAAGGATCGGCACCATAGAGATTCGGATAGAGAAAAGGATCGCGAGCGAGAGAGGAGtagtagagagaaagagaaggataAGGATAAGGACAAAGAGAGagataaggagagagagaaggagaggagggagagagataaggagaaagagagggagagagagaggaaagagagggATCATAGaaaggagaaagaagagaaagaaaggtcTCGGAGAAGCCGGAGCCGGTCGGAACGGGACCGGGACCgcgatagagagagagaaagagaaagagacttAGAGATAAGAGACACTAG GAGATTtaaagataagaaagaagtgGTGGAGCCGGAAGCAGACCCAGAAAGGGATCAGAGAACTGTTTTTGCATACCAG ATGCCTCTCAAGGCAAACGAGAGGGACGTATATGAATTCTTCTCAAAAGCGGGCAAG gTGAGGGATGTCCGACTAATCATGGAcaggaattcaagaagatctAAAGGAGTTGG GTATATAGAATTTTATGATGCAATGTCTGTGCCAATGGCAATTGCTCTCTCTGGAAACCTACTTCTTGGACAGCCTGTTATGGTTAAACCTTCTGAGGCTGAAAAGAACCTAGTTCAATCTACTGCTTCTACTGGGGGCTCAAGTGGTCTTGCAGGTCCATATGGAGCAGTTGATAGAAAACTGTATGTGGGCAACTTGCACTTTAACATGACTGAAAGCCAACTTAGAGCG ATTTTTGAGCCATTTGGTCCTGTGGAGCTTGTTCAACTGCCCCTTGATCTTGAGACAGGACACTGCaagggttttgggtttgttcaA TTTGCCAAACTTGAAGATGCAAAGGCAGCCCAATCTTTGAATGGAAAAGTGGAAATTGCTGGTCGAACTATCAAG GTTTCATCAGTTACAGAGCATGTTGGAACACAAGATACTGGAGCAAAATCAGCGGactttgatgatgatgatgggggTGGTTTG TCTCTCAATGCTCAATCAAGAGCACTACTTATGCAGAAGCTGGATCGCTCTGGCATTGCTACAAG TATTGCGGAGTCTCTTGGAGCTCCTGTGGTGAATGGGCCAGCTCCAAATGCACAAGCCATGGGCTTGCCTATCAATGGGCAAGCTGCAGTTTCTGTGCCAGCTCTTCCAGCACAAGCTCTCTTTACTCCAGCTGCAGAACCCGTTGGAACTCCCAGTGAATGCTTACTGTTGAAGAATATGTTTGATCCAGCAACTGAG ACGGATCCAGACTTTGATATGGACATTAAAGATGATGTGGAAGAAGAATGTTCTAAATATGGCCGAGTGAAACATATTTATGTAGATAG AAATAGTGCTGGTTGTGTGTATTTGCGGTTTGAAACTGTAGAGGGTGCAATGGGTGCTCAACGTGCAATGCATATGAGGTGGTTTGCCTGTAGGTCGATTTCTGCCTTGTACATG CAACCCCATGTGTATGAAGCCAAGTTTAATGTTGGAGCTTGA
- the LOC126733295 gene encoding polypyrimidine tract-binding protein homolog 3-like: MTDPSKVLHIRNVGYEITENDLLQLVQPFGVVTKSVMLRAKNQALIQMQDVASAVNVVQYYTNLQPSVRERNVYIQFSSHQELTTVDQNTQGRSQDAQPNRILLVTIHQMQYPITVEVLHQVFSPYGFVEKIVTFQKSAGFQALIQYQSRQSALSAIDALQGRNIYDGCCQLDIQFSNLSELQVNYNNERSRDFTNPALPSEQKGRPSQSGYGDMGGMYGLQPPGARAVTYPQMGDAATIAAAFGGRLPPGISGTNDRCTVLVSNLNPDKIDEDKLFNLFSLYGNIVRIKLLRSKPDHALIQMGDGFQAEFAVNFLKGALLFGKRLEVNYSKYPNITPGQDTHDYSNSNLNRFNRNAQKNYRYCCSPTKMIHLSTLPQEITEEEIVAHLELEEHGTVVGTKLFEANGKKQALVLFETEEQATEALVCKHATSIDGSIVRISFSQLQSL; encoded by the exons ATGACTGACCCTTCAAAAGTTCTTCATATACGAAATGTGGGTTATGAAATAACCGAG AATGATTTGCTCCAGCTGGTTCAGCCATTTGGGGTCGTCACTAAATCAGTGATGCTACGTGCTAAGAACCAG GCTCTTATCCAGATGCAGGATGTAGCATCTGCTGTCAATGTAGTGCAATACTACACGAATCTTCAGCCTAGTGTTCG GGAGAGAAATGTTTACATTCAGTTCTCTTCGCATCAAGAACTGACTACAGTGGATCAGAACACTCAAGGACGCAGCCAG GATGCGCAGCCTAATCGAATTCTCTTAGTTACAATTCATCAAATGCAATATCCAATAACAGTGGAAGTGCTTCACCAAGTGTTTTCTCCTTATGGTTTTGTGGAGAAGATTGTCACATTTCAGAAGTCAGCTG GTTTTCAAGCCCTTATCCAGTATCAGTCACGCCAGAGTGCTCTTTCTGCAATAGATGCACTTCAG GGACGAAATATATATGATGGCTGTTGTCAGCTAGATATTCAGTTTTCAAA cCTTTCTGAGCTACAAGTGAACTACAATAATGAGCGCTCCAG GGATTTCACAAACCCAGCTCTACCTTCAGAACAGAAAGGCAGACCCTCACAA TCTGGATATGGTGATATGGGGGGCATGTATGGTCTTCAACCTCCTGGAGCTAGGGCAG TAACATATCCACAG ATGGGAGATGCTGCAACCATCGCAGCTGCCTTTGGTGGGCGCCTGCCTCCTGGTATAAGTGGCACAAATGATAGGTGCACTGTCTTGGTGTCTAATCTAAATCCTGAT AAAATTGATGAGGACAAGTTATTCAATCTATTTTCCCTCTATGGAAACATTGTGAGGATCAAGCTTCTCCGTAGTAAACCGGACCATGCCCTCATTCAAATGGGAGATGGATTCCAGGCTGAGTTTGCTGTAAACTTCTTGAAG GGAGCACTGCTATTTGGGAAACGTTTGGAAGTAAACTACTCCAAGTATCCGAACATAACGCCAGGCCAGGACACACATGATTACTCAAATTCAAACCTTAACCGCTTTAACCGTAATGCTCAGAAAAACTACCGTTATTGCTGTTCACCAACGAAGATGATCCACTTGTCCACCCTCCCTCAGGAAATTACAGAGGAAGAAATAGTGGCCCATCTGGAGCTGGAGGAGCATGGGACTGTTGTAGGCACCAAACTCTTCGAGGCAAATGGGAAGAAGCAAGCCTTAGTCCTGTTTGAGACTGAAGAGCAAGCTACTGAGGCACTTGTCTGCAAGCATGCAACTTCCATTGATGGATCAATTGTCCGAATCTCCTTCTCCCAATTGCAGTCCCTTTAG
- the LOC126733294 gene encoding protein LIKE COV 2-like — MAEEKESTSVPLSQAANGGEDPEDPAKSPPSSPNSSTRKACCFVLQSWVSKKFMTGCVVLFPVAVTFFITWWFIQFVDGFFSPIYDQLGFDIFGLGFITSLLFVFLVGVFVSSWIGGTVFSIGEWLIKRMPFIRHIYSASKQISSAISPDQNTTAFKEVAIIRHPRVGEYAFGFITSTVILQRDNEDEELCSVFVPTNHLYIGDILLVNSNEIIRPNLSIREGIEIIVSGGMTMPQTISPLERGARQNDRIPLNRIT, encoded by the exons atggcggAAGAAAAGGAATCGACTTCAGTTCCTCTGAGTCAAGCTGCTAATGGTGGTGAAGATCCAGAGGATCCAGCAAAGTCTCCTCCTTCCTCTCCCAACTCTTCCACTCGCAAG GCATGCTGTTTTGTTCTTCAGAGTTGggtttcaaagaaatttatgacTGGATG TGTGGTTCTTTTTCCAGTTGCAGttacattttttattacatGGTGGTTTATTCAATTTGTTGATGGTTTCTTCAGTCCAATATACGACCAGCTTGGTTTTGACATAtttg gacttgggtttaTCACATCTTTACTCTTTGTATTCCTTGTTGGTGTTTTTGTTTCGTCATGGATTGGTGGTACTGTTTTCTCAATTGGAGAATGGCTTATAAAGCGAATGCCTTTCATTAGGCATATATACTCAGCCTCCAAACAAATTAGTTCTGCGATTTCTCCAG ACCAAAATACCACGGCTTTCAAAGAGGTTGCAATTATCCGTCATCCACGTGTTGGTGAATATGCCTTTGGTTTTATCACATCAACTGTCATCCTTCAG AGAGATAATGAAGATGAAGAATTATGTAGTGTCTTTGTCCCAACAAATCATCTATATATTGGTGATATACTTCTAGTTAACTCCAATGAAATCATCAGACCAAATCTTTCTATCCGAGAAGGCATAG AGATCATTGTTTCTGGGGGTATGACAATGCCACAAACAATTTCTCCTTTGGAAAGGGGTGCTCGACAGAATGACAGAATCCCTTTGAATAGAATAACCTAA